A genomic stretch from Lathyrus oleraceus cultivar Zhongwan6 chromosome 2, CAAS_Psat_ZW6_1.0, whole genome shotgun sequence includes:
- the LOC127120800 gene encoding histidine kinase 5 isoform X2, producing MQEQFGAKTFLIYVEPVFSKTGETIGVNYMGMEITNQVRKRERMAKLREEIAVQKAKETELNKTIHITGLTRIGSRLSETEVKQLMEAVEELRLKQRVVDGKRRQALSKILDIKGSIKCFVGFDRIFRKRREEIMNLYQLNQREFELSLVGQGKSMRLIRFFIKIQLKKVFLLKWSQF from the exons ATGCAGGAACAATTTGGAGCTAAGACATTTTTGATATATGTAGAACCTGTGTTTAGCAAAACAGGAGAAACAATTGGAGTAAACTATATGGGAATGGAAATAACAAATCAG GtgagaaaaagagaaagaatgGCTAAGCTAAGGGAAGAAATTGCAGTTCAGAAAGCTAAGGAAACAGAACTTAATAAAACCATTCACATTACAG GTTTGACTCGAATTGGATCAAGACTGTCCGAGACTGAAGTGAAGCAACTTATGGAAGCT GTTGAGGAACTGAGGCTGAAGCAGAGAGTAGTGGATGGAAAGAGGAGACAAGCATTGAGTAAGATATTGGATATCAAAG GGAGCATTAAGTGTTTTGTAGGATTCGACCGAATCTTTCGAAAGAGAAGAGAAGAAATTATGAACCTGTATCAGCTGAATCAGAGAGAGTTCGAGTTAAGTTTGGTGGGACAAGGAAAGAGTATGCGTTTGATAAGGTTTTTCATCAAGATACAACTCAAG AAAGTGTTTTTGTTGAAGTGGAGCCAATTCTAA
- the LOC127120800 gene encoding uncharacterized protein LOC127120800 isoform X1, translating into MQEQFGAKTFLIYVEPVFSKTGETIGVNYMGMEITNQVRKRERMAKLREEIAVQKAKETELNKTIHITGMHIYPPIYRSCLTRIGSRLSETEVKQLMEAVEELRLKQRVVDGKRRQALSKILDIKGSIKCFVGFDRIFRKRREEIMNLYQLNQREFELSLVGQGKSMRLIRFFIKIQLKKVFLLKWSQF; encoded by the exons ATGCAGGAACAATTTGGAGCTAAGACATTTTTGATATATGTAGAACCTGTGTTTAGCAAAACAGGAGAAACAATTGGAGTAAACTATATGGGAATGGAAATAACAAATCAG GtgagaaaaagagaaagaatgGCTAAGCTAAGGGAAGAAATTGCAGTTCAGAAAGCTAAGGAAACAGAACTTAATAAAACCATTCACATTACAG GAATGCACATATATCCCCCCATATATCGATCAT GTTTGACTCGAATTGGATCAAGACTGTCCGAGACTGAAGTGAAGCAACTTATGGAAGCT GTTGAGGAACTGAGGCTGAAGCAGAGAGTAGTGGATGGAAAGAGGAGACAAGCATTGAGTAAGATATTGGATATCAAAG GGAGCATTAAGTGTTTTGTAGGATTCGACCGAATCTTTCGAAAGAGAAGAGAAGAAATTATGAACCTGTATCAGCTGAATCAGAGAGAGTTCGAGTTAAGTTTGGTGGGACAAGGAAAGAGTATGCGTTTGATAAGGTTTTTCATCAAGATACAACTCAAG AAAGTGTTTTTGTTGAAGTGGAGCCAATTCTAA
- the LOC127120798 gene encoding zinc finger BED domain-containing protein RICESLEEPER 2-like — MTCLKQKTVMGQPNQTIPTEYVMNEVGSTATTEVVGAELVNTQPTKKRKASASGSRQSSACWEHFIRLPDDLVDTPTATCKHCHKKYLCDPRTHGTTNMNHHILKCAKKPRTIDPTQTILTYPSAEGSSLGHVSSKFDKQACRKALSIFVVLDEQPFSAVEGEGFKYYSKVMQPQFTLPSRRTVARDCFQLHLDEKQKLKAFFKSNCNRVALTTDCWTSIQNQNYLTLTAHFVDNEWNYQKRIISFTVIPNHKGDTVGRKIEEVLRDWGIRNVSTITVDNATSNDVAVAYLHRKISTMNGMMGDGKCFHMRCAAHILNLVVNEGLKDKHLSITSVRDAVRFVKSSPHRAAKFKECIEFAGITCKKLVCLDVSTRWNATYLMLEAAEKFQAAFDKLGYEESSYREFFGKGSPPSSDDWDIVRAFISFLKLFYEATNVFSTSQSVSLHSAFHQVSAIYCELKQATMNLNGVFASVGGDMMEKYNRYWGCATKMNKLIYFGIILDPRYKLSYIEWTFKDMYGVGSVFATGLIKSIKESLQKLYDWYKQAYDQNHNRQPLGNGENNVSKDETTVGRPSLMARADAFEQHLEEQDSIDQQNELEGFYSSKCVKRDPKFDLLVWWKHNSTQYPILSTIAKDIFATPVSTVASESAFSTGGRVLETYRSSLKPEMAEALICTQNWLKPSFTYFKDLNLMEDFELSEDIIAEFEEISSTARRGSLPSQPQPSGCA; from the exons ATGACTTGTCTAAAGCAGAAAACAG TGATGGGTCAGCCTAATCAAACTATACCTACTGAATATGTCATGAATGAAGTTGGTTCAACAGCAACAACTGAAGTTGTTGGAGCAGAATTAGTTAATACCCAACCTACAAAGAAGAGGAAAGCTAGTGCAAGTGGTTCTAGGCAATCATCTGCTTGTTGGGAGCACTTTATTAGATTACCAGATGACTTAGTTGATACACCAACTGCAACTTGTAAACACTGCCACAAAAAATACCTATGTGACCCTAGGACTCATGGCACCACCAACATGAACCATCACATTCTAAAATGTGCAAAGAAGCCTAGAACCATTGATCCCACCCAAACTATTCTGACATACCCCTCTGCAGAAGGATCTAGTTTGGGTCATGTTAGCTCCAAATTTGACAAGCAAGCTTGTAGAAAAGCTTTGTCAATTTTTGTGGTTCTAGATGAACAACCATTTAGTGCAGTTGAGGGGGAAGGTTTTAAGTACTATTCTAAAGTAATGCAGCCCCAGTTTACTCTCCCATCTAGGCGTACAGTAGCTAGAGACTGTTTTCAGCTACACTTGGATGAGAAACAAAAACTAAAAGCCTTCTTTAAGTCTAACTGCAATAGAGTAGCACTTACTACTGATTGTTGGACTTCTATCCAAAATCAAAACTACTTAACCCTTACGGCACACTTTGTGGATAACGAATGGAACTATCAAAAGAGAATTATAAGCTTCACAGTTATTCCAAACCACAAGGGTGATACGGTAGGTAGGAAGATTGAAGAGGTGTTAAGGGATTGGGGAATTAGGAATGTGTCTACCATAACTGTTGATAATGCAACTTCAAATGATGTAGCTGTAGCATATTTGCATAGAAAAATATCAACTATGAATGGGATGATGGGAGATGGAAAATGTTTTCATATGAGGTGCGCTGCTCACATATTGAATTTGGTGGTAAATGAGGGTTTGAAAGATAAGCATTTGTCTATTACTAGTGTTAGGGATGCTGTTAGATTTGTCAAGTCCTCGCCTCATAGGGCAGCCAAGTTTAAAGAGTGCATTGAATTTGCTGGAATAACTTGTAAAAAACTAGTATGTCTCGATGTTTCAACTCGTTGGAACGCGACATATTTGatgcttgaggctgcagagaaGTTTCAAGCTGCTTTTGATAAGCTTGGGTATGAAGAGTCGAGCTATAGGGAGTTCTTTGGAAAAGGTAGTCCTCCTAGTAGTGATGATTGGGACATTGTTAGAGCTTTCATCTCTTTTTTAAAGTTATTCTATGAAGCAACTAATGTTTTTTCCACCTCTCAAAGTGTGAGTTTGCATAGTGCTTTTCACCAAGTGTCTGCGATCTATTGTGAGCTGAAGCAGGCTACTATGAACTTGAATGGTGTTTTTGCAAGTGTGGGTGGGGACATGATGGAAAAGTATAATAGATATTGGGGGTGTGCTACTAAGATGAACAAGTTGAtttattttggaatcattttggatCCAAGATACAAGTTGAGTTATATTGAGTGGACTTTTAAGGATATGTATGGAGTCGGATCTGTGTTTGCTACCGGGTTGATCAAATCTATAAAAGAGAGCTTACAAAAATTGTATGATTGGTATAAGCAAGCTTATGACCAAAATCATAATAGACAACCTCTTGGTAATGGTGAAAACAATGTTTCCAAGGATGAAACAACAGTTGGTCGTCCTTCACTAATGGCTAGAGCCGATGCTTTTGAGCAACATTTAGAGGAACAAGACTCGATTGATCAACAAAATGAGCTTGAGGGTTTTTACTCTAGTAAGTGTGTCAAAAGGGATCCTAAATTTGACCTTCTTGTGTGGTGGAAACACAATTCAACACAATATCCTATTTTATCTACAATAGCTAAAGATATTTTTGCCACACCAGTGTCTACGGTTGCATCAGAAAGTGCCTTTAGTACGGGAGGGAGAGTCTTAGAAACTTATAGGAGCTCCCTAAAACCTGAAATGGCAGAGGCATTAATTTGCACCCAGAATTGGTTAAAGCCGTCTTTTACCTATTTCAAAGACTTGAACCTCATGGAAGATTTTGAGCTTTCTGAAGATATTATAGCAG AATTTGAAGAAATTTCTTCTACAGCAAGAAGAGGATCTTTACCGTCTCAGCCACAACCTTCTGGTTGTGCTTGA